One genomic segment of Thermogemmatispora onikobensis includes these proteins:
- a CDS encoding carotenoid biosynthesis protein, with the protein MRVVKLLFICHLAALVFALGGLLIILPHPELWNSTPIGVRIFQFALHWAGSLHILFGAATMLLFGLLCIDARRTLVFFAASVLISIVVSLLSLTGIPLSTASFSAFPGPKLAGIVPYSLPLSWFYMGFTSYLLASKLTDRLGLERQTLWSLVLGTYFLTVWDLALNAVLVSGHLTTSTGLLNSYSSAYGLPVGNLFLWICNCLLLMVISRWLWRSNLDAHHLAIWLPFAVYTANTGFIMALNLGSGLWSPLLLTAVFVLVPESLVVFPREEAHPRPQHPGRRALSQSTWLLMRSGARAISYWAVRIRVEGLEQVPRKGPVLIAARHFHYFYDGYALLRAIPRRLHTVVALDWLRSKRLRFAIELGCSLVDWLVVLRSEQFREQQASDTSRAYSPREVRHYLRQMARRAASLLRAGEVLVIFPEAYPNIDPHPSPKGDLQQFLPFRPGFVKLVELAERDGRTQVAVVPAGLAYTSEGGRRRRWRVTVRFGPPLYRKDFASAEQMRRVVEEQVQRLSAASPPPSAPQTKSPLPV; encoded by the coding sequence ATGAGAGTTGTCAAACTGCTCTTCATTTGCCACCTGGCGGCGCTCGTCTTCGCCCTGGGTGGCCTTCTCATCATTCTGCCTCATCCTGAGCTGTGGAACAGCACACCCATCGGAGTGCGCATCTTCCAGTTCGCCCTGCACTGGGCCGGCTCGCTGCACATCCTCTTTGGGGCAGCGACAATGCTGCTCTTCGGCTTGCTCTGTATCGACGCGCGGCGTACGCTGGTCTTCTTCGCCGCCTCGGTTCTGATCTCTATCGTTGTGAGCCTGCTCAGTCTGACCGGCATTCCCCTGAGCACCGCCTCCTTCTCCGCCTTCCCGGGTCCGAAGCTGGCCGGCATCGTCCCCTACTCGCTCCCGCTCTCATGGTTCTATATGGGCTTTACATCCTACCTGTTGGCCAGCAAACTGACGGACCGACTCGGGCTGGAGCGGCAGACGCTCTGGTCGCTGGTGCTCGGCACCTACTTTCTGACAGTCTGGGATCTGGCGCTGAACGCGGTTCTGGTGAGCGGCCACCTCACCACCTCCACTGGCCTGCTGAACAGCTACAGCAGCGCCTACGGCCTGCCGGTGGGCAATCTCTTCCTGTGGATCTGCAACTGTCTGCTCCTGATGGTTATCAGTCGCTGGCTGTGGCGCTCCAACCTCGATGCGCACCATCTGGCGATCTGGCTGCCCTTTGCCGTCTACACTGCCAACACTGGCTTCATCATGGCTCTCAATCTGGGCAGCGGCCTCTGGTCGCCTCTGCTCTTGACAGCGGTCTTCGTACTGGTACCGGAATCGCTGGTAGTCTTTCCGCGCGAGGAGGCGCACCCGCGTCCCCAGCATCCTGGGCGTCGGGCCTTAAGCCAGTCGACCTGGCTGCTGATGCGCTCCGGCGCGCGCGCAATCTCGTACTGGGCGGTCCGTATCCGCGTCGAGGGATTGGAACAGGTACCGCGCAAGGGGCCGGTGTTGATCGCAGCCCGCCACTTCCACTACTTTTACGATGGCTACGCCCTGCTGCGAGCTATTCCGCGCCGTCTGCACACGGTGGTAGCCCTCGACTGGCTGCGTTCGAAGCGCCTGCGTTTCGCGATCGAGCTGGGCTGCTCGCTAGTCGACTGGCTTGTCGTATTGCGCAGCGAGCAGTTCCGCGAGCAGCAGGCCAGCGACACATCCCGCGCCTACAGCCCGCGCGAGGTTCGGCACTACCTGCGGCAAATGGCCAGGCGCGCTGCCAGCCTGCTACGTGCTGGCGAGGTGCTGGTGATCTTTCCAGAGGCTTACCCCAATATTGACCCGCATCCCTCGCCGAAAGGGGACCTGCAGCAGTTCCTGCCCTTCCGCCCCGGCTTCGTCAAATTGGTCGAGCTGGCGGAGCGCGATGGCCGCACTCAGGTGGCGGTTGTGCCTGCCGGCCTGGCCTACACTTCTGAAGGCGGGCGACGCCGACGTTGGCGGGTGACCGTGCGCTTCGGCCCCCCGCTTTACCGCAAAGATTTCGCTTCCGCTGAGCAGATGCGGCGCGTCGTCGAGGAGCAGGTGCAGCGGCTCTCCGCCGCTTCGCCACCTCCCTCCGCTCCACAGACGAAAAGCCCACTGCCAGTCTAG
- a CDS encoding glycosyltransferase, with product MQKVTRFLSALRTTLLGASVLLGLWQDYRMQKAIRETATLQARRLPRPAPRVSIILPVRNEQENIDDCLASLLAQDYPDFEVIVIDDGSTDDTPARLAEWQQREARLRVHRIEELPAGWAGKAHALHTGATLASGEWLLFTDADTRHAPQTLRLMVAHAIAHRLDLLSMFTEMQILGLAARLLTPMTGLLLTVLVTPGEIRSAARPRQAFAFGQYILVRREAYEATGGFSAPEVRASFTEDMGIAQVLKRQGWREDIVGGCGLVKNVQWTTWRSAWRGLRKGAYGKLAPYPLLGFAGGCFLVYYGLAPLLTLRAALRPGHLRQERLSALLALLALCLQVDSKRRFGQAFGLPARWALLAPVASTAFGFLLLDTMRLAINGQGADWKGRRAPRLTRTNMLPLL from the coding sequence ATGCAGAAAGTCACGCGCTTCCTGAGCGCTCTACGCACCACCCTGCTCGGGGCCAGCGTGCTGCTGGGACTCTGGCAGGACTATCGCATGCAGAAGGCCATTCGCGAGACGGCCACACTGCAGGCGCGACGCTTGCCCAGGCCGGCCCCGCGCGTCTCGATTATTCTACCCGTGCGCAACGAGCAGGAGAATATCGATGACTGTCTCGCTTCGCTGCTGGCTCAGGACTATCCTGACTTCGAGGTCATTGTGATCGATGACGGCTCCACCGACGACACGCCCGCTCGCCTGGCAGAGTGGCAGCAGCGCGAGGCCCGCCTGCGCGTGCACCGCATTGAGGAGCTGCCTGCCGGCTGGGCCGGCAAGGCCCATGCCCTGCACACTGGCGCCACCCTGGCGAGCGGCGAGTGGCTGCTCTTTACCGATGCCGACACACGCCACGCTCCCCAGACCCTGCGTCTCATGGTGGCTCATGCCATTGCCCACCGCCTCGATCTGCTCTCGATGTTCACCGAAATGCAGATCCTGGGTCTGGCCGCCCGCCTGCTCACGCCGATGACAGGGCTGCTCTTGACGGTCCTGGTCACGCCCGGCGAGATTCGCAGCGCCGCCCGCCCGCGCCAGGCTTTTGCCTTCGGTCAGTATATCCTGGTACGGCGCGAGGCCTACGAGGCCACCGGCGGCTTCTCAGCTCCCGAGGTACGCGCCTCCTTCACCGAGGACATGGGCATCGCTCAGGTCTTGAAGCGTCAGGGCTGGCGTGAGGACATCGTCGGTGGCTGTGGCCTGGTGAAAAACGTCCAGTGGACCACCTGGCGTAGCGCCTGGCGCGGCTTGCGCAAGGGCGCCTACGGGAAACTGGCCCCCTATCCGCTGCTGGGCTTCGCCGGTGGTTGCTTCCTGGTCTATTATGGCCTGGCCCCCCTCCTGACCTTGCGTGCAGCCCTGCGGCCCGGGCACTTGCGCCAGGAGCGCCTCTCGGCCTTGCTGGCCCTGTTGGCCCTTTGCCTGCAGGTCGACAGTAAGCGTCGCTTCGGCCAGGCTTTCGGCTTGCCAGCGCGTTGGGCTCTGTTGGCACCTGTCGCCAGCACAGCGTTCGGTTTCCTGCTGCTGGATACTATGCGCCTGGCCATCAACGGCCAGGGGGCCGACTGGAAAGGCCGTCGCGCTCCCCGCCTGACGAGAACCAATATGCTACCTTTATTGTAG
- a CDS encoding glycosyltransferase: MKLSQFFLQLQLIFLLFIALVAFWQRHRIKKGIKELTRLDEAPLPEPPPHVSIILPVRNEEAHIDDCLASLLAQDYPDFEIVVIDDGSTDATPARLAEWQQRDSRLRVYRIEELPAGWAGKAYALHTGVLLTQGEWLLFTDADTRHAPQTLRRAVAHAIAHRLDLLTLFTDTRLPGAAARLLTAIGATLLAMLATPGEMRDSHQPTRVLAVGQYLLVRRSAYQACGGYSAPELRSTFSDDITLAWYLKRRGCREDIVAERGLVFNDQWTTWKSAWEGMRKSNYGLVASSPLLGVLLGLALILYGLLPPFTLARQLWQGRRRVRQRQRGPLSLLASALATLALFFQVDTKRRFEREYRLPLVWSLTAPVGWATFGLLMLDTTRLVLRGRGATWKGRTAPPQHRAIQPLAFTGHALEGLRPGRSGTGRLSCHAHYLTGLCNGETLSSSLLAAQRLSVPDRAGSRLAALARSTHTQRDSATR, encoded by the coding sequence ATGAAACTCTCGCAGTTCTTCTTACAGCTGCAGCTGATTTTCCTGCTCTTCATCGCTCTGGTTGCTTTCTGGCAGCGCCATCGCATCAAGAAGGGCATTAAAGAGCTGACCAGACTCGATGAGGCTCCTCTGCCGGAGCCACCTCCTCACGTCTCCATTATTCTGCCCGTGCGCAATGAGGAGGCACACATCGACGACTGCCTGGCCTCGCTGTTGGCCCAGGACTATCCCGACTTCGAGATTGTGGTCATCGATGATGGTTCAACCGACGCCACGCCCGCTCGCCTGGCGGAGTGGCAGCAGCGCGATAGCCGTCTGCGGGTCTACCGCATCGAGGAGCTGCCCGCCGGCTGGGCCGGCAAGGCTTACGCCCTGCATACCGGCGTCTTGCTCACGCAGGGTGAGTGGCTGCTCTTCACCGATGCCGATACACGCCACGCTCCCCAGACCCTGCGCCGGGCCGTAGCCCATGCTATCGCCCATCGCCTGGATCTGCTGACCCTCTTTACCGATACTCGCCTGCCCGGCGCCGCCGCTCGCCTGCTCACGGCGATCGGCGCAACGCTGCTGGCTATGCTGGCAACGCCGGGCGAGATGCGCGATTCGCATCAGCCAACGCGCGTACTGGCCGTCGGGCAATATCTGCTGGTGCGCCGTTCGGCCTACCAGGCTTGCGGCGGCTACAGCGCTCCCGAGCTGCGCTCAACCTTCTCAGATGATATTACACTGGCCTGGTATCTCAAGCGTCGCGGCTGCCGTGAAGATATTGTGGCTGAGCGGGGGCTGGTCTTTAACGACCAATGGACGACCTGGAAGAGCGCCTGGGAAGGCATGCGCAAGAGCAACTATGGTCTGGTAGCCAGCAGCCCGCTGCTCGGGGTGCTTCTGGGCCTGGCCCTGATCCTTTACGGCCTGTTGCCCCCTTTCACTCTGGCACGCCAATTGTGGCAGGGACGGCGCCGGGTCCGCCAGCGGCAGCGAGGCCCTCTATCGTTACTAGCGAGCGCACTGGCGACGCTTGCTCTCTTCTTCCAGGTCGATACGAAGCGGCGTTTCGAGCGCGAGTATCGCTTGCCCCTGGTCTGGTCGCTGACCGCTCCCGTGGGCTGGGCCACGTTTGGCCTGCTGATGCTCGATACCACACGGCTCGTGTTGAGGGGGCGTGGCGCAACCTGGAAAGGTCGCACGGCTCCGCCCCAGCATCGCGCCATTCAGCCGCTGGCTTTTACAGGTCACGCTCTTGAGGGCCTCCGCCCAGGCCGAAGCGGCACCGGGCGCCTCAGCTGCCACGCCCACTACCTGACAGGACTTTGCAATGGAGAAACGCTTTCATCTTCTCTCCTGGCTGCACAGCGCCTATCTGTGCCTGACCGTGCTGGGAGCCGGCTGGCAGCTCTGGCGCGTTCGACGCACACTCAGAGAGACAGCGCCACCCGTTGA
- a CDS encoding glycosyltransferase: MLGAGWQLWRVRRTLRETAPPVEAALPNPAPHVSIVVPVRNEEQHLGSCLASLLAQDYPDFEVFVVDDGSTDATPALLAIWQQRDARLRVYRIEELPAGWAGKAHALHTGASLTRGEWLLFTDADTRHAPDALRRAMAHALAQRLDFLSMLTDARPVGSGSRLLTPAGAVLMTHFATPGEMRDPRQPHRALAVGHYLLVRRPAYEASGGYSAPELRSSFGDDVGLAQFLKQRGCREDFIDGRTLVFNEQWTTWRSAWQGWRKSVYSVTASAPWLCLGAGLGLISYGLVPVLSALIALLQLLVRRHRRGRSLRTLLPAFLTLILQVRARRSFEREQRQPFAWSLLAPVSWVAFGLLMLDTVRLALSGRGAEWKGRQAPRQPSSIQVLGLPLQRLGSARRR, translated from the coding sequence GTGCTGGGAGCCGGCTGGCAGCTCTGGCGCGTTCGACGCACACTCAGAGAGACAGCGCCACCCGTTGAGGCGGCCCTGCCGAACCCGGCCCCCCACGTCTCGATCGTCGTGCCAGTGCGCAACGAGGAGCAGCATCTTGGCTCCTGCCTGGCCTCACTGCTGGCCCAGGATTATCCTGACTTCGAAGTGTTCGTCGTTGACGATGGCTCGACCGATGCAACACCAGCCCTGCTGGCGATCTGGCAGCAACGCGATGCGCGCCTGCGGGTCTACCGCATCGAGGAGCTGCCCGCCGGCTGGGCCGGCAAGGCCCACGCCCTGCATACTGGCGCCAGCCTGACACGTGGCGAGTGGCTGCTCTTCACCGACGCCGATACGCGCCATGCGCCCGATGCGCTGCGCCGCGCAATGGCCCATGCTCTGGCGCAAAGGCTGGACTTCCTTTCAATGTTGACGGACGCCCGTCCTGTGGGCAGCGGCTCCCGCTTGCTGACCCCTGCAGGGGCCGTGCTGATGACCCACTTTGCAACCCCCGGTGAAATGCGCGACCCACGGCAGCCACATCGCGCGCTGGCCGTCGGTCACTATCTGCTGGTCCGTCGCCCGGCCTACGAAGCAAGCGGAGGCTACAGCGCCCCTGAGCTGCGTTCCAGCTTCGGCGACGACGTGGGCCTGGCGCAGTTTCTCAAACAGCGAGGCTGCCGCGAAGACTTCATCGACGGGCGCACCCTGGTCTTCAATGAGCAGTGGACCACCTGGCGCAGCGCCTGGCAGGGCTGGCGTAAAAGCGTTTACTCGGTGACGGCCTCGGCCCCCTGGCTCTGTCTCGGGGCTGGCCTGGGCTTGATCAGCTATGGCCTGGTGCCAGTGCTCAGCGCACTGATAGCCCTGCTCCAGCTGCTCGTTCGACGCCACCGGCGAGGCCGCTCCTTGCGAACACTGCTCCCGGCCTTCTTGACGCTGATCTTGCAGGTCAGGGCCCGCCGCAGTTTCGAGCGTGAGCAGCGGCAGCCATTTGCCTGGTCACTGCTGGCTCCCGTGAGCTGGGTCGCCTTCGGCCTGTTGATGCTCGATACGGTGCGGCTCGCCCTGAGCGGACGCGGGGCCGAGTGGAAAGGGCGCCAGGCTCCTCGTCAGCCGTCGAGCATCCAGGTATTGGGTCTGCCCCTGCAGCGCCTCGGTAGCGCCCGCCGACGCTGA
- a CDS encoding DNA methyltransferase, which produces MDTESVSEKNTLNELTGAEWLYFTKSVLITNYPSVYGHDLRKAHGANKPPQLMSQLIEFFTKPGECVLDPFAGVGGTLIGASICKKPRRAIGIEINPRWVEIYQRILSEHRDSLQPQTLIQGDCLQVMQDFAEHSFDFIATDPPYNIHLAQTMSNGRYAATFPNRRTDYYMRSDDPRDLANLASYEAYLEAMEQVFAQCFRVLKPRKYMVVIVRNAYQHGEYIFTHVDLARRARQQGFIPKGEIIWYQAGTRLRPYGYPTAYVPNIAHQYIVVLRKPAANRRS; this is translated from the coding sequence GTGGATACCGAGAGCGTCTCTGAGAAAAATACATTAAATGAATTGACAGGGGCCGAGTGGCTCTATTTCACCAAAAGTGTACTCATCACAAACTATCCTTCCGTCTATGGGCATGACCTCCGTAAAGCGCACGGGGCGAACAAGCCGCCGCAGCTGATGAGTCAGCTCATCGAATTCTTTACCAAGCCTGGCGAGTGCGTGCTTGACCCTTTTGCGGGCGTCGGCGGCACCCTCATTGGGGCCTCCATCTGTAAGAAGCCGCGCCGGGCCATTGGCATCGAAATCAATCCCCGCTGGGTAGAGATCTACCAGCGCATCCTGAGCGAGCACCGCGACTCGCTGCAGCCCCAGACCTTGATCCAGGGCGACTGCCTGCAGGTGATGCAGGACTTTGCCGAGCACTCATTTGATTTCATTGCCACCGATCCCCCCTACAATATCCATCTGGCCCAGACCATGAGCAACGGGCGCTATGCCGCTACCTTCCCTAACCGCCGCACCGATTATTATATGCGCTCAGATGACCCGCGCGACCTCGCCAATCTGGCCAGCTACGAAGCCTATCTAGAGGCAATGGAACAGGTTTTTGCCCAGTGCTTCCGCGTCCTGAAGCCGCGCAAATATATGGTTGTGATCGTACGCAACGCCTACCAGCATGGCGAATATATTTTTACGCACGTGGACCTCGCCCGACGCGCCCGCCAGCAGGGCTTTATTCCAAAGGGAGAGATCATCTGGTACCAGGCTGGCACTCGTTTGCGCCCCTACGGCTACCCAACTGCCTACGTTCCGAATATCGCCCACCAGTATATCGTTGTCCTGCGCAAGCCGGCAGCGAACCGGCGCAGCTAA
- a CDS encoding DUF6909 family protein, producing the protein MPRKKPTPPRRIPDPDAFEPRERIEEFVNEEEDSERLQEEVARESSDEYMVERGEGRHEAGKRDVELYIRTYNTLLRSSGEVSLKALVQAHYNIDSSLHPDARSPYPDMSALIYCALRLPSAILYCTHVLLGQSEEVFLKQGFQVDRWQAVTAPARRRKWFYDGKETLAVYVASVSDTDDIVPILVAFQIEWNKLYYLINADPTTIQLLSTRMDRSSPVFAEITRVLRQRLHIAADDWRRLEVVWGDRLWENLLIIGRQRKSFTLRMLGGSHVGFVRATRKWWAPVERLLDSLGLRERPVYFVSSNTHSLVNLTSGSVLRREAELIDFALSGQDQYLAKECRKLQSGEVPGNWQNFLYFAAREWTRTPEGQEAMRQRVAEEQERGIWHVGARHGLEIDAQIFELARLHPTDVDPRCRMPGMDLLAKSKAIILNIDYPLGMAAYRMLREIMENTSTILGIYILGKAATLNGSIGDVMISNVVLDEHSQNTYWLDNCFSAQDVQPYLIYGSVLDNQKAVSGKGTFLQNRQYFDFYYSANYTVVEMESGPYLNAVYEDQYLTRYPIGENINFARLPYDLGILHYASDTPYTRGKNLGAGSLSYFGMDSTYACAVAIVRRIFAHEIRYVQERHGKTEQREGAAVARDGRQSPPEPGQDDSRPMEASLT; encoded by the coding sequence ATGCCAAGGAAGAAGCCAACACCTCCACGTCGTATCCCCGACCCCGATGCCTTTGAACCACGCGAGCGTATCGAGGAGTTTGTCAATGAGGAGGAGGATAGCGAACGGCTGCAGGAGGAAGTAGCGCGGGAGAGCAGCGATGAATACATGGTAGAGCGTGGTGAGGGGCGACATGAGGCGGGTAAGCGCGATGTTGAACTCTACATTCGGACCTATAATACGCTGTTGCGCAGCTCGGGCGAGGTAAGTTTGAAGGCCCTGGTCCAGGCCCATTACAACATTGACTCTAGCCTGCACCCAGATGCCCGCTCACCCTACCCCGATATGTCCGCCCTCATCTACTGCGCTCTGCGCCTACCCTCGGCTATTCTCTACTGCACGCACGTCCTGCTTGGGCAGTCCGAAGAGGTCTTTCTCAAACAGGGCTTCCAGGTTGATCGCTGGCAAGCCGTGACAGCTCCAGCCCGCCGCCGCAAGTGGTTCTACGATGGCAAGGAAACGCTGGCGGTCTACGTGGCAAGCGTGAGCGATACCGATGACATAGTTCCGATTCTGGTGGCTTTCCAGATCGAGTGGAACAAGCTCTATTATCTGATCAATGCGGACCCGACAACGATCCAGCTGCTCTCGACGCGCATGGACCGCTCTTCGCCGGTCTTCGCAGAGATCACGCGGGTGCTGCGCCAGCGCCTGCACATCGCCGCCGACGACTGGCGCCGTCTGGAAGTGGTCTGGGGTGACCGTCTGTGGGAAAATCTGCTGATCATCGGACGCCAGCGCAAGAGCTTCACCCTGCGCATGCTCGGCGGCTCCCACGTCGGCTTCGTTCGCGCGACACGGAAATGGTGGGCACCAGTCGAGCGCCTGCTCGACTCGCTGGGGCTGCGCGAGCGCCCGGTCTACTTCGTCTCCAGCAATACGCATAGCCTGGTCAATCTGACCTCCGGCTCGGTGCTACGGCGTGAGGCTGAGCTGATCGATTTCGCCCTCAGCGGTCAGGACCAGTATCTGGCGAAAGAGTGCCGCAAGCTGCAGTCCGGCGAAGTGCCCGGCAACTGGCAGAATTTCTTGTACTTCGCCGCCCGCGAGTGGACCCGCACGCCCGAGGGCCAGGAGGCTATGCGCCAGCGCGTTGCCGAGGAACAGGAACGCGGCATCTGGCACGTTGGCGCCCGCCACGGCCTGGAGATCGATGCCCAGATCTTCGAGCTGGCTCGCCTCCATCCGACCGATGTTGATCCGCGCTGCCGCATGCCCGGCATGGATCTGCTGGCCAAGAGTAAGGCCATTATTCTCAATATCGATTATCCACTGGGCATGGCTGCCTATCGTATGCTGCGCGAGATCATGGAGAATACGTCGACAATCCTCGGAATCTATATCCTGGGCAAAGCGGCCACCCTCAATGGCAGCATCGGCGATGTGATGATCTCCAACGTAGTGCTGGATGAGCATAGTCAGAATACCTATTGGCTTGATAACTGCTTCTCCGCCCAGGATGTACAGCCATATCTGATCTATGGCTCGGTCCTCGATAATCAGAAAGCTGTTTCGGGCAAAGGCACATTCCTTCAAAATCGCCAGTACTTCGACTTCTACTACAGCGCTAACTACACGGTCGTGGAGATGGAGAGTGGCCCATACCTCAACGCCGTCTACGAGGACCAGTATCTCACACGTTACCCCATCGGCGAGAATATTAACTTTGCGCGCCTGCCCTACGACCTCGGCATCCTCCACTATGCCTCGGATACCCCATACACCCGCGGCAAGAATCTGGGCGCCGGCAGCCTCTCCTACTTCGGCATGGATTCGACCTATGCTTGCGCCGTGGCGATCGTCCGCCGCATCTTTGCGCACGAGATCCGTTACGTGCAGGAGAGGCATGGGAAGACGGAGCAGCGCGAGGGGGCAGCCGTGGCGCGCGACGGAAGACAGTCGCCACCAGAACCGGGCCAGGACGATTCGCGCCCGATGGAGGCTTCTCTCACTTAG
- a CDS encoding serine/threonine protein kinase: MLAFPPSESLIGTTLGNYYLEQLIGRNELGPVFLGSTDEGSTYLVRFILAPCALEAEERAAYQERFLQVAGEIVALQHRHILPLVDYGSYLGGSYLVTPNLPMQTLISALTKSGPPSLSTIGDYLEQLAQGLEYAHEQGIVHRNLSTDCIFLLRDGRLVIGDFGVMHLLELATPAGQGYPDYGSGEGRAPEQLQERSCGPYTDVYALGAVLYRLLTTHAVFRDSSREGVYAQHLHAPVTSLQRWRSDLPEALDEVIRQAMEKEPARRFQRPSELVAAYRQAVGLRADAAERVEESTSSSSEETTLGEQPAEEATPASSIVGEARSGRASFWRRLLRRLRGPGNREGFSSTG, encoded by the coding sequence ATGCTGGCATTTCCACCAAGCGAGAGCTTAATCGGTACCACCCTGGGGAACTACTATCTGGAGCAACTCATTGGACGCAACGAGCTGGGACCGGTTTTTCTGGGCAGCACCGACGAAGGAAGCACCTACCTGGTGCGTTTCATTCTTGCTCCGTGCGCTCTAGAGGCCGAGGAACGTGCGGCATATCAAGAGCGCTTTCTGCAGGTGGCGGGCGAAATAGTGGCACTCCAGCATCGTCACATTCTGCCCCTGGTCGACTATGGGAGCTATTTGGGAGGGTCGTACCTGGTAACGCCCAATTTGCCGATGCAGACCCTGATCTCGGCGCTCACCAAGAGTGGCCCACCCAGCTTGAGCACCATCGGCGACTACCTGGAGCAGCTTGCCCAGGGGCTGGAATATGCGCACGAGCAAGGGATTGTTCACCGGAACCTCAGCACGGATTGCATCTTCCTGCTGCGCGATGGACGCCTCGTCATCGGCGATTTCGGGGTCATGCACCTGCTAGAGCTGGCCACACCCGCAGGGCAAGGCTATCCCGACTATGGCAGCGGCGAGGGGCGAGCGCCAGAGCAACTGCAAGAGCGCTCCTGTGGACCTTACACCGATGTCTACGCCCTGGGGGCCGTCCTCTACCGACTCTTGACCACACATGCGGTCTTTCGTGACAGTTCCCGCGAAGGAGTCTACGCGCAGCATCTCCATGCGCCCGTTACCTCGCTCCAGCGCTGGCGCAGCGACTTGCCCGAGGCCCTGGACGAGGTCATCAGGCAGGCGATGGAGAAGGAACCAGCCCGGCGCTTCCAGCGTCCCAGCGAGCTTGTCGCGGCCTATCGCCAGGCCGTTGGCTTGCGCGCCGATGCTGCCGAGCGAGTCGAAGAGAGCACCAGCTCATCCTCCGAGGAAACGACTCTCGGGGAGCAACCGGCAGAAGAAGCTACTCCGGCCTCGTCTATTGTCGGGGAGGCCAGGAGCGGACGAGCCTCCTTCTGGCGCCGCTTGCTCAGACGCCTGCGTGGCCCTGGAAACCGAGAGGGCTTCTCCTCAACCGGCTAA
- a CDS encoding DUF58 domain-containing protein: MKRSWYFLALGVLVASILFHQLLLVIGGLLLLLILLLIDVWGTFCLVNLRYRRSFSQQRASFGEEIVLTQVLENAKLLPLSWVEVSDRVPLALVFRGLSPHLIPDGGRAIIESLFSPRWYERIARSYRLRCLARGVHTFGPTVLRSGDLFGFVSRGQELDNREQILVYPPLVSLSQLGLPARHPFGERPTPQRLLEDPARVCGIRDYQQGDELRRVHWKASARAMRLQSKVYEASATYTLAIFLDMPPALSLLDLGESRELQELAICAAASVADWGLQAGYAVGLYCNGMLAGLEGGSALPETLPVEQPRDHLEPQSDIIRLPPASGARQRQRMLEALARVESHYGKPIEAVLQTEHPRLPFGATVILVTSSISETLLSVLQRLQRSGHSVCLLCVGQVPVTTVPGILVQHIGGEGTWRAILASFERGQDTADSSA; this comes from the coding sequence ATGAAACGTAGCTGGTACTTTCTTGCGCTCGGTGTCCTGGTGGCCAGCATTCTTTTCCATCAGCTATTGCTCGTGATTGGTGGGCTACTGTTACTCCTCATACTACTATTGATCGATGTCTGGGGAACCTTTTGTCTGGTAAACCTGCGCTATCGGCGCTCTTTCAGCCAGCAGCGGGCTAGCTTTGGCGAAGAGATCGTCCTGACCCAGGTGCTGGAGAATGCCAAGCTGCTGCCGCTCTCCTGGGTTGAAGTGAGTGATCGGGTGCCGCTGGCGCTGGTCTTTCGTGGCCTCAGCCCCCATCTCATCCCAGATGGCGGGAGGGCCATCATTGAGAGCCTCTTTAGCCCACGCTGGTACGAGCGTATCGCGCGCAGCTATCGGCTACGCTGTCTGGCGCGAGGAGTGCACACCTTTGGTCCCACCGTCCTGCGCAGCGGCGATCTCTTTGGCTTTGTGAGCCGGGGTCAGGAACTGGACAACCGGGAGCAGATCCTTGTCTATCCTCCCCTTGTCTCGCTCAGCCAGCTGGGGCTGCCGGCGCGCCATCCCTTTGGTGAGCGGCCCACGCCCCAGCGCCTGCTAGAAGATCCGGCGCGTGTCTGTGGCATCCGTGATTATCAGCAGGGCGATGAACTCAGGCGAGTGCATTGGAAGGCCTCGGCGCGTGCCATGCGCCTGCAGAGCAAGGTCTACGAAGCCAGTGCCACCTATACACTGGCGATCTTTCTGGATATGCCGCCGGCCCTCTCTCTGCTGGATCTGGGGGAAAGCCGGGAGCTGCAGGAGCTGGCCATCTGCGCGGCGGCCTCAGTCGCCGACTGGGGACTGCAGGCTGGCTACGCCGTTGGCCTCTACTGCAATGGCATGCTGGCTGGCCTGGAGGGCGGCAGCGCTCTCCCGGAGACCCTCCCTGTGGAGCAACCGCGGGACCATCTGGAGCCGCAGTCAGACATCATTCGCCTGCCTCCAGCCAGTGGCGCCAGGCAGCGTCAGCGTATGTTAGAAGCCCTCGCGCGCGTCGAGTCTCACTATGGCAAGCCGATCGAGGCGGTCTTGCAGACCGAGCATCCGCGCCTGCCCTTTGGGGCCACCGTCATCCTGGTGACCAGTAGCATCAGCGAGACGCTGCTCTCGGTCCTGCAGCGCTTGCAGCGCAGTGGTCATAGTGTCTGTCTGCTCTGTGTTGGCCAGGTCCCGGTGACAACAGTGCCCGGCATCCTGGTCCAGCACATTGGGGGTGAAGGGACCTGGCGGGCCATTCTCGCCTCGTTTGAGCGAGGGCAGGATACTGCCGATTCTTCTGCTTAG